GCCATTAATCAGGAATGTGCCTTTGGGTGTCATGTAGGGAATATTTCCCAAAAACACGTCCTGCACAATCGTTTGGAAATCGATGTGCTCAGGATCGTTGCAACTGAGGCGAAGCTTGGCCTTGAGCGGCACGCTATGCGTCAACCCGCGTTCGATACATTCTTCAATCGTATAACGCGGGGGATCGACGAAATAATCCAGGAACTCCAGTACGAAGATGTTGCGTGCATCACTGATGGGGAAATTCTCAGTGAACACACGGTACAAACCTTCGTTTCTCCGGTTTTCGGGAGTGGTTTCTAACTGGAAAAAATCTTTAAAAGACTGAAGCTGAATACCAAGCAAATCAGGATATTCAAGTTTAATCTGTGTCTTGCTGAAATTGACTCTTTCGTTAGTCTTTGATGCCATTTGATTTTTTTGAAACCTTTATATGAGTTAAAAAAGGGAATCAGGTTTCCCGTTTAATGCCGGAAAACCTGATTAATAAATCAAAAAGGGAATCTTATTTGACTTCAACTTCGGCACCGGCTTCGATAAGCTTGGCCTTGATTGATTCAGCTTCCTCTTTGGAAATACCTTCTTTAACAGGTTTCGGAGCACCGTCCACCAGGTCCTTAGCTTCTTTCAGGCCAAGTCCGGTGAGGTCTTTCACCACCTTTACAACGGTTAATTTCTGACCACCAGCTGCTTTCAGAATAACATCGAAAGCTGTTTTTTCTTCTACTGCTGCGGCTGCCGCACCACCACCACCGGCTGCCATTACGGGAGCGGCTGCAGCGGGTTCAATACCATAGTCATCTTTCAGTATTTTGGCGAGTTCGTTCACCTCTTTTACCGTAAGGCTAACCAGTTGTTCAGCAAATGTTTTTAAGTCTGCCATTTTGTTTTGATTTATTGATTCGCGAATTGATTGATTGATAAAAAACCGTCAGATGATGATCAGGTAGAGGAAGCTTCCCTTTAGCATCACAGCCGGGCAAAGGTTTTAGTTTTGTGGACGGTCTTCGAGCGTTTTCAGGATACCGGAAAGTTTCTGTCCGCCGGATTGCAATGCACCAATAACGTTCTTCGCCGGTGACTGCAACAAACCGATGATCTCACCGATCAGTTCATGTTTGGTCTTCAGCTTCGACAGTTCGTCAAGGTTGTTATCGCCTATATAGATTGCACTGTCGATGAATGCGGCTTTCAGCACCGGCTTATCACCCGTTTTTCTGAATTCCTTTATCACTTTGGCGGGGATGGAACCCGTTTCGGAAAACATTACGGATGTCGGGCCATGTAAAGCGTCAAACAATCCATCATAGCCGGTACCTATAGACTCAAGTGCTTTTCTGATGAGTGTGTTCTTAGCCACTTTAAACTCAACGCCCTGTTTAAAACAGATACGGCGCAGCTTATTGATCTGCTCCACGTTTAGGTTGGATGCATCGGCCAAGTAAAAATTTGTTGCTTTAGAAAACCGCTCTGTGAGCTCAGCAATCGCTACTTTCTTGGTTGCCTTATCCATGTTAGTTCATGAGGGTTTTAGTGTCAATAGATATAGAAGGACTCATGGTGCTTGCCATGTACACGCTCTTCAGGTAGGTGCCTTTGGCGGATGAAGGTTTCATCTTCACAACGGTATGAATAAGTTCGTTGGCATTTTCGAAGATTTTCTCCTTCGGGAAAGAAACGCGTCCGATGGAAGCGTGGATGATGCCCTGTTTATCAACCCGGAAGGCGATCTTACCACCTTTTACTTCCTTAATAGCATCGGCTACGTTATCCGTTACTGTGCCTGACTTAGGGTTTGGCATCAGGTTACGCGGGCCAAGTATCTTACCGAGTTTGGCTATCTTGGGCATTACGCTGGGGGTAGCGATGATGACATCGATCTCCGTCCAGCCTTTTTCCACTTTTTCCACGAATTCCTGCAAACCGGCATAATCGGCGCCGGCTTCTTTGGCTTCCGCCTCTTTATCAGGATTACAGAATACCAAAACGCGTTTGGTTTTTCCTGTTCCATGTGGAAGGTTTGCTACGCCACGGATGGCCTGGTCAGCTTTGCGGGGATCTACTCCAAGCCTGATGTGCAGGTCAATGGAGGCATCGAATTTCGGTGTTGAAACTTCCTTGATCAGGTTCGATGCATCCGACAAGGTATAGGTCTGTGTGCTCTTAATTTTAGCATTGACCTGTTTGCGTTTCTTTGTTATCTGCAATGGTTTTCTGGTATAATTAATGAGGTGATCCCAAAAATGGGAAGGCAAAAGTAAGGAAAGAATTGGAAAAAACAACGAAAAATGTAAAAAAACCTTGATGCCCTTCAGAACCATTTCCTCCTATTCTAGACATTCTTCAACTCCTCGTAATGAGGCAATCCGTTAAAGCATGCAGACTGTGATTACGGCACCTGGTAAGAGTGTGTTGTTTTGAATAAGTGAATTCAGAACGCATTAACAGTTATGGCTTATATCATCACGAGCATAACAAGGCTGGCATCAGTTATTACAACGCCACAGGCAAAGTGCTTTTTCGTAGGTATTTCTTATCGCAAATATCAGGTAAAATGACGAAGGAAATAGCTTGCGAACAAAACAGATTTAATCAGTAGGGTTCAATTGCAGCCGAAAAACGTAACCATATGCATGTAACCTTACGGCATCAAAACATCAATGTTGCTGCCGGCCCGGCAATGAATCCACACTGACCATTGGCATCATACTACCACGGTGACAGGTAACACAAGTGATATGTTCCATATTTCCCCGGTCCATCTTATCCAGATACTTTGTGTTGATGGCCTTCACCATTCTCATCATTTCACGGGCTGTGCTTTTTTCCGGTTTCGCATCGCTGGCAAAATCAAAATCCATCTTGCCATCAGCCGTTGGTGTCCCAGCATGGCAGGCGCCGCATTTCACGCCCAATGCCGCTGAGAAATTGCGCATGGTTTTAATCAGTTCATCATGAGAAATGTCCTTTGGCAACACCTTAAGATTGGTTGCTTGCGGGTGTTCATCTTTTGTCGCCTGCCCCGCTGTATTCAGTATGAGGAAGGAAGAAATCATAAACAGGATGATGGCTGTTTTAATGACAGAAGTCGCTTGCATGGTGAATATTTTTAGGGTAAAATAGTAAATTGCTAAAACCCTGCCTGCTTATGTTAAAATTACCTGTTAACTTAACCTTTCTAAAAAAGCAAGGGGAGCAATGAAAGATTTCTTCATCAGCTATAACCATCATGATAAGGCATGGTCGGCGTGGATTGCCTTTACGCTGGAAAAGGCAGGTTATAGCACCTTCTTCCAGGACTGGGATTTCAGACCGGGTGATAATTTTGTTTTGAAAATGCAGGAAGCTACGGTAAACTGTGCAAAGACTATCGCAGTACTCTCTAATAATTACCTCGCTTCCATTTTCACGCAGCCTGAATGGGCGACAGCATTTTCCTTAGATCCGACAGGCAAGGAGAAGAAACTGATCCCTATAAAAATTGAAGCCTGTATGCCGGCCGGATTGCTGAAGAGTATAGTCAGTTGCGACCTGACCGGACTGGATAAAAATTCGTGCAGGGAAAAATTGCTGGATGCCGTGAAAGAAAACGTACGTCCGGAGACCGAGCCCGCCTTTCCCGGCCCGCCGGATGAAATACAGAGGTTCAACTTCGATCCTATGTTATCAGTGGCAATGTCAGCACCTGCTGATGCAGCGCATCAGCTGAAAGATTTGCTAAAAACCACCAGCGTCACCTTTCTTGCACAGGCGCAGTTACGCGATGAACTTTACCAGGCAATGACCATAAGGCTGCAAATCAAGGAACGGCTGGAGTATGAACCGTTTTTTATGAAGTATTACAGCAAGATGAATAAAGAGGAAAGACATCTTTATTCTATCGTCAGGGCCTATACCAAAGATGTATTGTATGAATATAATCAGAAGGCGCTGGAACTGATACAATCAAATCGTTCCCTGATTGCTCAGATCCCGCAATTACAGGACTTACATGATCACCTTGAAGTTTGGCTTAGCAAATTCAGGGCTGATTTTGAATCTAAACCGGAGATGTGCCTGGTATATGTGGGTGTGCATGAGAAGGTTCCTTTTCCCAAAGGTATTGAGGCTGAACTTGACAATTATATCGCACAACAGTAGCAGCATAAAGCTCTATGAATTCCCGCCTTATTGCTTCCAGAATAGTTGCATCAGGGAGATTGCATCCTGCTGACACTGCCTGCCAATACATGTATGTCGGTTGTCAGATTCTTTCAAAAATATCTTTACCAATCCATCCTACCTTCCCATCATCCAAACGGATTTTGTTCCACTCCCCTACATTGTCAAGCAGCTGAACCGTTGTTCCTTCATGTATCATAAACAGGTTACCGGCTCCGGCATCCGGGGCGCTTTTCACAAAAGCGCTGCGAACCATCACCACCGCTACATTGGACTGTGCATATTGCTGATGCTGCTGTATGGCAAGCGCAAGGAAAGCAAGGGAACAAAACATCAACAGCAGCGCCAGCATGCTGATTAGCCTCCTTCTTGCTAAAAAAAGATAAATGGCCACAGCAATAAGGCTTGCCCAGAGCGATATCAACGCATAAATGCCCCATCCTTCATAGCTGGCAGATTTTACGAAATTATTCCACCATCTGAAGAGCGCAGGCTGCGGAACAGGCTGAACGGCATCAACCGATTTCAGCTTAGCAAGCTTCAGGTTGTACTGTATATCTTCATCGGATGGTGCCAGTTTCAGTGCGCGTTCATAGTTAAGAATACATTTGCTCACACTGTCCATCCTGTAATAGCAATTGCCGAGGTTGAAGTACACTGCTGCAGCATGGTAATGCTGTGCAAGTAATTTCTCATAATCATCAGCAGCCTCACGGAACCGGCTGGCCTTATACGATGTATTGGCCCTGTTAAAAATTTCTGACGGCGATTGCGCCAGCGCTGTTTCAGCACGGGAACAGAGCAGCGCCATAAGCACTGCTACACTGCTTATCCACAGATGCAAACTACGATGACTGCTAATTCCTGATTTCATCTTCAAGATCTGCTATTAGATTTAAAGCGCTTGCATAATCTGTTTTCATCTCCAGGTCTCCCGTCGAAGGTGCATATAGCGATATCTCGCAGGCACTAAGCAATTCCTGCAACCGGTTGATAGTTGCCGGTATCACCTGTTTTTCCATTAACCTTGACTCTACCATTTCTTTAGAAAGATCTGCGGGATCAATGTTGAGCTTATCACCCAGGTAGCCCCAAATGGCGCGTGACACTTCATCATAAAATTTCTTTTTCTCCTTTTGCGCTAAACCTTTTTCCGCAACAAGGAGCCGTTTTCTCGCCACCGTCATTGCTTTTCTTCTTTTACTTCCGGTAATATCAGCGGCCAGGCTTTCATTTCTTCTGCGTACTGCCAGCAGGCCGAAGAAAGCGAGGAAAGGCAGTGTATACAATGCAATAAAACCTGTTGAGCCAAAAAATACAGCAGTGCTTTGGCCAAAGGGAGGCATCGTAGTCTTTATGTACCTGATATCTTCACCAAGAATGGCAACACCTCGCTTTGACACATAAGTGGAAGCATTGCCGTTTACGTTTTGGGAAGGTTCACCTGTTATCTTCAGCGGGAATGCAGGTGTATTAATGGATTCATATCTTCCGGTAGAAGGATTGAAGTAGGAGAATGAACCGCCACCAATGGTGAATTCGCCCGGCATGCGCGGTATCAGCAGATAGTCATATTGCTTCGATCCGCTGATGCCGGATTCGTTGTTCGCGATCTTCTCCTTTACCTTGGGATCGTACACTTCAAAACCATCAGGCAACTGCAGCGGCGGAGCATCAATGAGGTTAAGGTTGCCTACACCTGAAATTTTTATCGTGTATGTAACGGCATCATCGGTCCTTGATTCAGTAGCGGAAAGTGAAGTTTCATAGTTGAACTTACCGACGGCTCCTGCAAAACCGGCAGGTTTACCTTCGTCCGGCAGTTCCTTTACATTCACAGTCACCACATCCGTTCTGAGCTTCAGCGGTACTTCCTGTGTCATTCCCATATTAAAGAAGCTCTCGAACGGGTCTCTCGATTTTGACTGCACCACTACCTGTGCTGAAGTAGCTATTTCTGCTGGTGTGATTTGCAATATACCGGAGCGTTGCGGGTACAAATTATATTTAAGGATATCAAGCACATAATAGCGCTGCCCGTTATAGGTTTCCACTGTCTGCCGCCTGTTTGGATCGAGTTCCACTTCTTTGCTCCAGAAGCCTTCGAGCGAAGGGGCTTTGCTGAGGTTGAAGCCATTGAGATTTTGACGGAAATAGAGGCGGTAAGTTGCAGTCAGCAATTCACCTTTATACACCGAATTCCTGCTCATCAACACCTTTACAAACACATCATTCTTTAACTGCTTAGCCAACTCTTCGGTATTCTGTGGCGCGGATTCATTATTGCCATAACTGTTTCCAGGCTGTGACGGCTGCTGCGCCGATGGTGCAGTGACGATGATCGTGAGTTCATTTGATTCCAGCGTATTGCCACCGGCTTCCACGGTTGCTTTTCCAATCTTAAAGGTTCCCTGCCGTTTCGGGCGCAGCACATAGGTATAACTGGCAGACTGAGAAACAGCACCATTGATGATCTGCATGCTGGAAGAGGTATTGGGACCTCCGAGCAAGGTAAAATCGTTTAGAGAGGGCAACTTGAGGTTGCTGCCGTTTGCATTTTCTATGGTAAACGTAAGATTGAAATTCTGATTCTCCGGTACTGATTTAGGTGCTGAAGCAGAGAACCTCACCTGCGCAGATGAGCTGTGTTGCAACAGGATGAGGCAAGCTGTGATCAGCATTGCATTAACTGATAAAAAATGAATCCCTGATTTAATTCGCATTGTGCTTCTCCGCCAATTATTGTTGAATCAAAAAAACTAACTGATGCCACTTTGTTGCCACGAAATGAACTGGCCTTCCGGTTAAATTGATTTTTGCTTTACCAGTCCTTTTTTATTCTCACCCTCACGCCCTTCATTTGTTTCTTTTGCATTTTCTGGTTCACCTTCTGTTCTTCATTTTCAAGCGCTGCCATCAGCTGATCTGCTTCCTCTTTAGACAGGCGAGGTTGCTGTGCCTGCTGCTGACTCTGCTGCTGACCCTGCTTGTCAGATTGCTGGTTCTGCGATTCCTTTTGTTGTTTCTCTTGCTGGTCTTTGTTATCCTTATCCTGCTGGTCTTTGTTATCCTGTTTTTTCTGATCCTGATTTTTATCTCCTCCACCACCCTGGTTTTTCTGCAACATGGCATTGGCAAATGCAAGATTGTACTTTGTGTCCATATCGGCAGGATTGATTTTCAAAGCATTCTTATAGGCTGAAACTGCTTCTTCATATTTCTTTTGTTCGAGTAATGAATTGCCGAGGTTATGAAAAGCTTTTGCCTGCACCATCTGATCAGCGCTTGTTTTAGCGGAAAGCTGAAATTGCCGCTGTGCTTCTTCAAAACGCTTTTGCTGATATACAGCATCACCAAGGTTGAATGATGCTTCCGGCATGTTATTTTTTATTTCCAGCGCTTTCTTGTAGTTCACTTCGGCCTCCGCAAAATTCTGCTGCTGATATTGTGCATTGCCGGCACGGGTCGCCGATTTTTCGGGTTGTGCTGAAAAAGGAATCTGTGCCACAGCCGACGGCAGTAAAAACAGCTGCGACAGGCAACAAGCAAAAAAGGATATGCTTAGGTAAAGCACTACCCTTGCCATTTTTGCTTCTCTGCGATTGCCAAAACTTACTTTCATTGTTCTGTTATTCGTTATCATTAATCTGTACTGCATGCACAACTGATAATTTTATTGAAACGCGGGGAAGCATTCACCCTTCCAAATCATTCCTTACCACTTTAAAGAGAACCTGCTCTTTCGTTCACTTAGCCACCACTCTATCATCAGGAGTACGGCTGCAATAGACAGGCAATACTGAAAGTAATCGTCGAAATCGGTAAAAACGACTTCTTCAAAATCCTTCGTACTGATGCCTTTCAGTTCCTTCAATACAGCATCCACTTCGTCAGCCCCGCTGCCCAGCAGAAAGTATCTCCCGTTTCCTTTCTCTGCAAGTTCCTGCAGCATCGCAGCATTCAGTTTCGACAATACAATATTGCCGCTTTCATCGCGCTTAAAATCATTCCCTTCCGGTATGGGCGAGCCGTTTTCGGAACCCACGCCAATCGTAAAAATCCGGATACCTTCCTTCGTAGCTTCTGCCAGTTTATCCTCCACACCTCCTTCGTTGTCTTCACCATCGGTGATAATGATCAGTGCTTTATGATTGTTGTCTCCCTTTACAAATCCCTGCCGTGCAAGGTCAATTGCATCTGCAAAATTTGTTCCTTGTGTAGGAATCATTCCGGGATTGATGGTGCGGAGGTACATTTTGGCAGCACTGTAATCCACGGTGAGCGGCATCTGCATGTAAGCGTTTCCGGCAAATACAATCAGTCCCAGCCGGTCGTTGCTCAGCTTATTGATAAAATTGGAGATGAAATTCCTGGAACGGTCGAGCCTGCTGGGCTTCACATCTTCACTCATCATCGAATTAGAGACATCCAGTGCGATGATTACATCAATACCTTCACGCCTGATTTTTTCCTGCCGTGTACCGAGTTGCGGATTGGCGAAACCCAGTACAATAAAAACATAAGCCAAAATGAGCAGGATAAATTTTGTCACCTGGCGGCGGTTAGAAAATTCAGGAATCAGCTTTAGCACCAATGCCTTATTGCCGATTTTGGTAATAGCCCTGTTACGCCAGAAATAATAGTAAAGGAACAGCATTGCCAGCGGAATGATGGCCAGCACCAGCCAGAGGTATGCTATATGTTCAAAACGGAACATTCAGGGAACACTTTTTAAAATGAAATAGCGGCACAGCATTTCCAGCAGCAATAAGATGCCGGCCAGCAATGCGAAGGCATGAAACTTTTCAGTTTTCCGCTGAAAAGCACTCATTTCAATCTTAGTCTTTTCCAGCTTATCGATCTGTGTGTAAATTTCCTTCAGCTTCTTATTATCCGTAGCCCGAAAATACTGGCCACCTGTTTTCTTCGCAATGTCCTTTAAGAGGCTTTCATCTATCTGCACATCCTGATAATCAAAAATAAATCCGCCGTCAGGGCTCATAGCGACCGGTGTCATGGCTTTGCCATTGGTACCGATACCGATTGTATATACGCGCACTCCATATTGAATAGCGAGGTCGCAGGCAGTAAGCGGGTCGATCAATCCCTTATTATTGACACCGTCTGTCATCAGTATCACGACTTTACTTTTTGCGTCGCTTTCTTTCAGCCGCCGCGTTGCCGTGGCGAGCCCCATGCCGATAGCTGTTCCATCCTCCAGCAGCCCGTTCTTTATCTGTGATAACTGATTTTTCAGAATCGCATGATCAATGGTAGCCGGACATTGCGTAAAACTCTCACCGGAAAAAATTACGAGACCTATGCGGTCATGCTGCCTTCCATCAATAAAAGTCAGTGCTTCCTTTTTCGATGCCTCAAGGCGGTTGGGTGAAAAATCTTTAGCCAGCATCGAAGAAGATACATCAAGGGCCAGCACAATATCGATTCCTTCCGTTGTCACTTTTTGCTCATCGTAGGTAGTCTGTGGCCGTGCAAGCGCTATGAGCAACAATACCACGGCAATGACCCGCAACACAGCAAGAAGTTTCTTCAGGACGGCTTTCAACGGCATGCCATAACCGGCGAATGAAGCTGTTGAAGAAAGCTCAAATGCAGGACTATTTTTCTTCCACCGGAAATACCACCAGACAACAGCAAGTATAAGCACTGCGGGAATAAACCACAGCACCCATTGATTGGCGAATTGGATATGGGAGAGATTGTTAAACATTGGTGTTGCTTTCCCTGCTTTCGTTTACTGCTGTAAGATCAATGAACCTGTATGCCTTTTCCATCAACTTACTATTCAATTCAGGCAGCGGGACGCTCTTCGCAAATTTTACCAGGTCGCCTTCCTGCAGGATATTCAGCAAATCATCCTTGGCTTCTCCATGAATGGTGTATTGGCTGATGTCTTCCCTGATTTTCTCCGTTGTTGACTCAAGTGCTAACCATCCGTATCTGTACTCAAGGTATAGCCTGAGGATATCGGTCAGCCTGCTGTAATACTTTTTAATTTCGTCCTGCTGCCATAGCTTTTCCTCCTCGAGTTTCTTCAATTCCTTACGTGCCCAAATGTGAGGAGGATCTTTCGGACGGGCACGTTCCACGACAACAGGTTTCCGGTTTTTTCTGCGGCGATAGAAATAAAACAGGACTAATAGCAGTGCAATCAGCAACAGTCCTGCTATGATAAGCGGAATAAATTCGCTGAGACTATATGCCACACTCAATGGTTCCTTGATGGCTTTGAAAGCCTTCGCCGTATCAACCGGAATAGTTGTAACATGAATCAGCAGTGTATCTGAAAACAAGCTGTCGGCAATACCATCCTTGTTCTTGAAGAGCACCTTCTGAGGGCCGGCGCGGTACAAACCTGAGTCGTAAGCGGAAAGTATATACGCCTGGCTGTAGGTGATGAAATTTTCATCCACAGCCGTATCTGTTTTCATCAACTTCACCAGTTCCATAGTGCCCACAGTATCCTTTGCTAAAGGCATCGTAACCGTCAGGTCTTTTGAAAAACGCACCGTAAGTCTAACATGCAGGTAATCGCCAATCAGGAGATCTGATGAATCGGCCTTTAAAGCTGCGGAGATTTCCTGCGCAGATACCACAGCCGGCTGAACAAAAGCAATGATGTAAGCAATGAAACCAATACATGCCACACGCTTTCCGATGGCAATAAGATGCCTGAAATATTGTATAATCCGCAAGCTCCTGTTTATTGATTGCCTCATCTTCTCAGCTCTCTTTGCTTAAACATATTCATCAGTGCGATGACATAGCTGTCTTCCGTTTTTATGGATTCGAGCTGTGCACCGCCTTTACCGAAGATATCTTTCATCAGCCGCAGGTTTTGCCGGAAGTTCGCTGCATACTTATCGCGCAGTGATTTCTTAGAACTGTCGATCCACCATTCCTTTCTTGTTTCCGCATCTACCACCTTTATCAGTCCTATATCCGGCAACTGCACTTCGCGTTCATCATAAATGTGGAGGCCAATCAGGTCGTGTTTCCGGGCCACTATGTCCACCGTCTTTTTCAGATCATTCCCATTACCAATAGCTGCATTCATAAAATCAGATATCAGGAAGGTGATGCACTTTTTCTTTACCACATTATTCAGGTATTTGAGTGCTTCGGCAATATTGGTTCCTGATTGAAGGGGATGGAAGTCGTAAATCTCTGAGATGATGCGAAGGATATGTGTCTTTCCTTTTTTAGGCGGAATATATTTTTCCACCACACTGCTGAAAAATATCACTCCCACTTTATCATTATTATTGATTGCCGAGAAAGCAAGAATGCCGCTGATTTCCGCGATGATATGATTTTTGAATTCATTCTGTGTACCAAAAAACGCAGAGCGGCTGACGTCAATCATCAACATCAGGGTAAGTTCACGTTCTTCTTCATACACCTTCACATATGGTTTATCATGCCGGGCTGTCACATTCCAGTCAATGGTGCGCAGGTCATCGCCAAACTGATACTCGCGCACTTCACTGAATGAGATGCCTCTTCCTTTAAATGCAGAATGATAGCTCCCTGAAAATATCTGGTTAGAGAGCTTCCG
The DNA window shown above is from Chitinophagales bacterium and carries:
- a CDS encoding c-type cytochrome — encoded protein: MQATSVIKTAIILFMISSFLILNTAGQATKDEHPQATNLKVLPKDISHDELIKTMRNFSAALGVKCGACHAGTPTADGKMDFDFASDAKPEKSTAREMMRMVKAINTKYLDKMDRGNMEHITCVTCHRGSMMPMVSVDSLPGRQQH
- a CDS encoding BatD family protein, with the protein product MLITACLILLQHSSSAQVRFSASAPKSVPENQNFNLTFTIENANGSNLKLPSLNDFTLLGGPNTSSSMQIINGAVSQSASYTYVLRPKRQGTFKIGKATVEAGGNTLESNELTIIVTAPSAQQPSQPGNSYGNNESAPQNTEELAKQLKNDVFVKVLMSRNSVYKGELLTATYRLYFRQNLNGFNLSKAPSLEGFWSKEVELDPNRRQTVETYNGQRYYVLDILKYNLYPQRSGILQITPAEIATSAQVVVQSKSRDPFESFFNMGMTQEVPLKLRTDVVTVNVKELPDEGKPAGFAGAVGKFNYETSLSATESRTDDAVTYTIKISGVGNLNLIDAPPLQLPDGFEVYDPKVKEKIANNESGISGSKQYDYLLIPRMPGEFTIGGGSFSYFNPSTGRYESINTPAFPLKITGEPSQNVNGNASTYVSKRGVAILGEDIRYIKTTMPPFGQSTAVFFGSTGFIALYTLPFLAFFGLLAVRRRNESLAADITGSKRRKAMTVARKRLLVAEKGLAQKEKKKFYDEVSRAIWGYLGDKLNIDPADLSKEMVESRLMEKQVIPATINRLQELLSACEISLYAPSTGDLEMKTDYASALNLIADLEDEIRN
- a CDS encoding toll/interleukin-1 receptor domain-containing protein, with the translated sequence MKDFFISYNHHDKAWSAWIAFTLEKAGYSTFFQDWDFRPGDNFVLKMQEATVNCAKTIAVLSNNYLASIFTQPEWATAFSLDPTGKEKKLIPIKIEACMPAGLLKSIVSCDLTGLDKNSCREKLLDAVKENVRPETEPAFPGPPDEIQRFNFDPMLSVAMSAPADAAHQLKDLLKTTSVTFLAQAQLRDELYQAMTIRLQIKERLEYEPFFMKYYSKMNKEERHLYSIVRAYTKDVLYEYNQKALELIQSNRSLIAQIPQLQDLHDHLEVWLSKFRADFESKPEMCLVYVGVHEKVPFPKGIEAELDNYIAQQ
- the rplL gene encoding 50S ribosomal protein L7/L12; the protein is MADLKTFAEQLVSLTVKEVNELAKILKDDYGIEPAAAAPVMAAGGGGAAAAAVEEKTAFDVILKAAGGQKLTVVKVVKDLTGLGLKEAKDLVDGAPKPVKEGISKEEAESIKAKLIEAGAEVEVK
- the rplJ gene encoding 50S ribosomal protein L10, with product MDKATKKVAIAELTERFSKATNFYLADASNLNVEQINKLRRICFKQGVEFKVAKNTLIRKALESIGTGYDGLFDALHGPTSVMFSETGSIPAKVIKEFRKTGDKPVLKAAFIDSAIYIGDNNLDELSKLKTKHELIGEIIGLLQSPAKNVIGALQSGGQKLSGILKTLEDRPQN
- a CDS encoding tetratricopeptide repeat protein, with the translated sequence MQYRLMITNNRTMKVSFGNRREAKMARVVLYLSISFFACCLSQLFLLPSAVAQIPFSAQPEKSATRAGNAQYQQQNFAEAEVNYKKALEIKNNMPEASFNLGDAVYQQKRFEEAQRQFQLSAKTSADQMVQAKAFHNLGNSLLEQKKYEEAVSAYKNALKINPADMDTKYNLAFANAMLQKNQGGGGDKNQDQKKQDNKDQQDKDNKDQQEKQQKESQNQQSDKQGQQQSQQQAQQPRLSKEEADQLMAALENEEQKVNQKMQKKQMKGVRVRIKKDW
- a CDS encoding VWA domain-containing protein — protein: MFNNLSHIQFANQWVLWFIPAVLILAVVWWYFRWKKNSPAFELSSTASFAGYGMPLKAVLKKLLAVLRVIAVVLLLIALARPQTTYDEQKVTTEGIDIVLALDVSSSMLAKDFSPNRLEASKKEALTFIDGRQHDRIGLVIFSGESFTQCPATIDHAILKNQLSQIKNGLLEDGTAIGMGLATATRRLKESDAKSKVVILMTDGVNNKGLIDPLTACDLAIQYGVRVYTIGIGTNGKAMTPVAMSPDGGFIFDYQDVQIDESLLKDIAKKTGGQYFRATDNKKLKEIYTQIDKLEKTKIEMSAFQRKTEKFHAFALLAGILLLLEMLCRYFILKSVP
- a CDS encoding tetratricopeptide repeat protein, which gives rise to MKSGISSHRSLHLWISSVAVLMALLCSRAETALAQSPSEIFNRANTSYKASRFREAADDYEKLLAQHYHAAAVYFNLGNCYYRMDSVSKCILNYERALKLAPSDEDIQYNLKLAKLKSVDAVQPVPQPALFRWWNNFVKSASYEGWGIYALISLWASLIAVAIYLFLARRRLISMLALLLMFCSLAFLALAIQQHQQYAQSNVAVVMVRSAFVKSAPDAGAGNLFMIHEGTTVQLLDNVGEWNKIRLDDGKVGWIGKDIFERI
- a CDS encoding DUF58 domain-containing protein, whose amino-acid sequence is MVLSEPVLKRSEAGSSAGKPLRSYAWHGIQSAAPLAVCSLINIREVHFHISQLLPLTARTSISSSTSDKRKKLRRIEIKTRKLSNQIFSGSYHSAFKGRGISFSEVREYQFGDDLRTIDWNVTARHDKPYVKVYEEERELTLMLMIDVSRSAFFGTQNEFKNHIIAEISGILAFSAINNNDKVGVIFFSSVVEKYIPPKKGKTHILRIISEIYDFHPLQSGTNIAEALKYLNNVVKKKCITFLISDFMNAAIGNGNDLKKTVDIVARKHDLIGLHIYDEREVQLPDIGLIKVVDAETRKEWWIDSSKKSLRDKYAANFRQNLRLMKDIFGKGGAQLESIKTEDSYVIALMNMFKQRELRR
- the rplA gene encoding 50S ribosomal protein L1 — its product is MVLKGIKVFLHFSLFFPILSLLLPSHFWDHLINYTRKPLQITKKRKQVNAKIKSTQTYTLSDASNLIKEVSTPKFDASIDLHIRLGVDPRKADQAIRGVANLPHGTGKTKRVLVFCNPDKEAEAKEAGADYAGLQEFVEKVEKGWTEIDVIIATPSVMPKIAKLGKILGPRNLMPNPKSGTVTDNVADAIKEVKGGKIAFRVDKQGIIHASIGRVSFPKEKIFENANELIHTVVKMKPSSAKGTYLKSVYMASTMSPSISIDTKTLMN
- a CDS encoding VWA domain-containing protein: MFRFEHIAYLWLVLAIIPLAMLFLYYYFWRNRAITKIGNKALVLKLIPEFSNRRQVTKFILLILAYVFIVLGFANPQLGTRQEKIRREGIDVIIALDVSNSMMSEDVKPSRLDRSRNFISNFINKLSNDRLGLIVFAGNAYMQMPLTVDYSAAKMYLRTINPGMIPTQGTNFADAIDLARQGFVKGDNNHKALIIITDGEDNEGGVEDKLAEATKEGIRIFTIGVGSENGSPIPEGNDFKRDESGNIVLSKLNAAMLQELAEKGNGRYFLLGSGADEVDAVLKELKGISTKDFEEVVFTDFDDYFQYCLSIAAVLLMIEWWLSERKSRFSLKW